TTCTCCAGCATCTCGAAGGCGGCCTTCAGACGCTTGCGGAATTCTTCGTGCGGGACTTCGCCCAACTGCGACTCAGGATTGTGAACGTAAAAGACATCGATGGTTTCCAGTCCCAGGTTGCGGCGCGAGCGCTCGATCTGGTCGGCCAGGTATTTGGGCGCCATGCAATGCATCCCGCCGGCGACTTCCTGGGGCTTCAGGGTGCCTGGCTCGACGTACTCCTTCAGGAAGTAGGCGCGCGGGTCGGCGGGCATCTCCCCGTCGAACGAGAGATACCCCGCCTTGGTACAGACCACGATCTCGTCGCGGCGGACGCCCGCGTCCATCAGCTTCGACAGGGCCTCGCGAATGTTCCGCTCCGAGCGCTGGTGGCGGTAATTGATGGCCGTGTCCAGCAGATTGATGCCGGAGCGCAAAGCCTCCGCGATGGCCTCGGTGTAACGCTTGTCCCCGGCGTCATCCGGCTCGCCGAGGTAGGTGCCCAACCCGATCGAGGGCAGCCAAAGTTCTCCCGCGCCCGGCACGTGCTCGGGCCGGCGGAAGTGTCCCGCCTGGGCCAGCTGGGGAAACCGTTGACGGTAGCGCGCGGTTCCTTCCGCGGTCGCGAATCCCGGGATCATGGGCCGTTCAGTCTAGCAGGTGGGCGCCCCGGCGCAGGCGCGCTCACTCCGTTCCGATCAAGCCTTTGGACAAGCCCCCGTGCTAGTCCGGATGTTGCTTTCACCTGCCCATGCTGTGTGCTATAGTTCCTGCACTCGTACCCTCCCCAGGATTCCAACCGTGCATGCCAGAGCAAAAGGGGTAGCTATGCGCCGAGAATCCGGCTTCTCTCTGATCGAGCTCTTGATCGTCGTGGCCATCATCTTGGTCATCGCCGCTATGGCCATTCCCAATCTCATCAAGTCCAGGCTGGCGGCCAACGAAGCCTCGGCGGTCTCGTCTTTACGCACCATCAACACGGCTCAGACTACCTACTCCATTACCTATCCGACTTTTGGATACGCCGACAACCTGGCAAAGCTGGGTGCTCCGGCGCCGGGGACACCGGTGAGCCAGAACAATGCCGCGCTGCTGGACTGGGTGCTAGGTTGTGCCACTCAGCCTTGCCAGAAGAGTGGCTACACCTTTGCCATCATCAATCCGAGCGGAAATCCGGTCAGCGCCTACGGCAGCACGGGTGTGCCGGTTACCCCGGGGACGACTGGGATCCGCGGCTTCTGCGGCAGTCAGCTCACGATCATCCGCTACGATCCCAACGGCGGCAGCAACTGCACGACACCCATCGAATGAGCCGTTCTTGACACCTTCTTCGCCGGGCCGCTATTCTTGATGTTTGCCCCGAGGTTGAAGTCCGTTTCTGGCGCCGGCTGGCGGAAACCACGTACTCACCCGCCGGGCCGCAAAGCGCGCGTATGTTCATCAGTATCCAAGAGTTAGAGCTCCGCCAAGTCGAGTTTGCGGAGCGCTTTCGGCCGCAGATGATTGATTTTGGGCCCGAGCTGCGGCAGAAGACGGACTTGATGAGCTCGGGCCGGGCCCAGTTGGTCGAGGAACACCGCGGCGCCAGGCAGACGGTCAAGGACATCCGCCTGGTGGGCGAGTACTCGACGCGGGTGGAGCTGTCCTGCGCCCGCTGCTTGGAGCCGGTGGTCCGCGACCTGGCCCAGCACTTCGACCTGCTGTACCGGCCGC
This region of Terriglobales bacterium genomic DNA includes:
- a CDS encoding aldo/keto reductase, which encodes MIPGFATAEGTARYRQRFPQLAQAGHFRRPEHVPGAGELWLPSIGLGTYLGEPDDAGDKRYTEAIAEALRSGINLLDTAINYRHQRSERNIREALSKLMDAGVRRDEIVVCTKAGYLSFDGEMPADPRAYFLKEYVEPGTLKPQEVAGGMHCMAPKYLADQIERSRRNLGLETIDVFYVHNPESQLGEVPHEEFRKRLKAAFEMLEKAVAANTIRFYGTATWNAFRVPITEHEGMELAEVVELARQAGGEQHHFRFVQAPFNLGMPELFALRNQHLAKEPGTLLEIARRLGVAVVGSASLYQGHLTRDLPPFLGERLGMTSDSANAIQFARSAPGIACALIGMSRREHVIRNIEVGGHPPTPPETWEGLFAPR
- a CDS encoding type II secretion system protein is translated as MRRESGFSLIELLIVVAIILVIAAMAIPNLIKSRLAANEASAVSSLRTINTAQTTYSITYPTFGYADNLAKLGAPAPGTPVSQNNAALLDWVLGCATQPCQKSGYTFAIINPSGNPVSAYGSTGVPVTPGTTGIRGFCGSQLTIIRYDPNGGSNCTTPIE